A stretch of DNA from Candidatus Melainabacteria bacterium:
AAAATCGTTTGCGACGTAGAAGCTTTCAACACGCGCGGCAAAATTGCCCGCGGCACAGTAACGCAATCAATAATTGAACGAACCTGGCTCGAAAACAAAATGAAAGAGCTTTCGCTCATCAATCAGCTCGCGCTGAACTTTCAGGTAGCAGCTGCAGAACAATCCAAACGATAGAGGAAAAAAAATGGTCAAGCTCGTTGCACTATATAAGAAACCCGCGAACGTACAGGACTTCGACGACCAGTATTTCAATACTCACTTGCCGCTAGCCAACAAGATGCCGGGCTTGAAGAAAGTCGAAGTTGCACGCATAACAGGCAGCCCGGCAGGCGAATCAGAATATCACCTCATGGCAGAACTCTACTTTGACAGCAAAGAAGACATGCAAGCTGCAATGTCGTCGCCCGAAGGACGTGCTTCAACGAAAAACCTGATGAGTTTCGCCAAGGACGTTGCATACTTTATGTTTGCGGACATCGAAAAGATACCCGCCGGCGCCAACACTTAAATAATTCGCTTCTTCTAAACGAGCAAACAAGGAGCCTGAATATGGCGCAATCGCCTTCGATCGAAACTTCCATCACAGGCGCAGCGCCTGAATCATTTGGGTTTCGCCGAATCATCTACGCAAAGAACGGTTTCGTATCCACAATTACGATCAACCGCCCCGACGTACTCAACTGCTTCGACTACACCACCTTGAAAGAGCTGGCGACAGCCTTTCTTGATTCCAGCGTCGATGACAAGATTGCCGTGATCGTCATTACAGGCACTGGCGACAAAGCATTCTGCACTGGAGCCGACCTGAAAGAGCAGGATGAGCACATTCTCAAGAAGCCGAATGATTATTACAAGTGGATGTACGCGTTCATCGAAATGCACGATCGCTTGCGCAATATCGGAAAGCCTACAATCGCCAGATTGAACGGCATGGTAGTAGGCGGCGGTAACGAGCTCAACATGGCTTGCGACCTGGCTGTAGCTGCAGACCATGTCACCATCAAACAAGTCGGAGCAGCCAGAGGCAGTGTCGCAGCCGGTGGCGCCACACAGTGGTTGCCACTGATTATCGGTGACCGCCGGGCTCGCGAAATGCTCCTCTTGTGCGAAAACATCGACGCTTACACAGCGCTTGATTGGGGACTGGTCAACCAGGTGGTTCCATACTCGATGCTCGACGAAGCGGTGAATAAGTTAGCCGAAAAATTGTATGACAAGCTGCCTGAATGCACTCGCTATACCAAACAGCAGCTCAATTTCTGGCGCGATTTCTCATGGTCGATGACTATTGGACACGCGCGCGATTGGCTGTCACTACATGCAGGCGCGCCGGAAACTGCAGACGGCTTGAGAGCGTTCCGCAAAAAAACAGAAATGGATTACGCCGCGATTCGGGCACGAGCATCCCAACCGGCAGAAGGTGCAAAATGCAAATCTTGCAATTCGCACTTACCTGCAGGATTTAAATTCTGCGGCGCATGCGGAGAAAAAATAGAGTAAAGATTTTGGACGGAAGACCGCCGAACCAGTACACACAAGGAGATGGAGATGATGACTTTGACCTATCAGAACATAACCACAGCGGTTGAAGATCAAATCGGGATCGTTACTTTGAATCGACCCAAAGTGCTGAACGCCCTCAACCATGAATTGATGGGCGAGTTAGTCAAAGCCCTCGAAGCTTTCGACCGTGACGACGCCGTTCGCGTTATCGTTCTCACCGGTGGGGAGCGCGCCTTTGCTGCCGGCGCCGACATCAAAGAGATGTCGGAAGAAACCACAGTCAGCATCATGGACAAAGATCAGTTCTCGACCTGGGATCGCATCAAACTGATCAGAAAGCCTATAATTGCCGCCGTAAGCGGCTACGCTCTGGGTGGAGGTTGCGAGCTCGTCATGAACTGCGACATCATCGTCGCCTCCGAAACAGCACAATTCGGACAACCTGAAATCAATCTTGGTGTCATACCTGGTGCCGGTGGAACTCAGCGCTTAACGCGCATCGTCGGCAAGTACAAAGCCATGGAACTTATCCTCACCGGTCGTCCATTCACAGCCAATGAAGCCTTGCAGCTGGGATTGGTGAACAAAGTCGCCCCAGTGGAACTGTTCCTCGAAGAAGCAAAGACAATGGCTAAAGAGATCGCAAAGAAATCACCAATTGCGGTGAAGCTGGCTAAAGAGGCAATCATGAAGACGTTCGAAACCACCTTGAATGAAGGGCTGCAGTTCGAACGCAAAAACTTCTACATGCTGTTCTCATCGGAAGATCAGAAGGAAGGAATGAAAGCATTTATGGAAAAACGACAAGCGTCATTCAAGGGACGTTAGATCATCTTTGTGAAACCGCCAGAAGTAATCAGGAGCAAAACAATGGCTGAAGAAAATATTCTGCTGATCGAAAAGAAGAATGGTGTCGGAATCATCACTCTCAATCGACCAGACAAATTGAACGCATTTAACGACGAGTTGACCTTCTCTGTGCAAGACGCACTGAAGGAAATGGAGAAAGACGCCACGGTGCGGGCAATCGTAATCACCGGTGCAGGACGAGGATTCTGCTCTGGACAAGACCTGCAAAGCCGTAGCATCAGCCAGGACATGGGTCAGCGACCATCACTGGGTGATTCCATCCGTCGCCGTTACAATCCAATCATTTTGAAACTGCGAAAAATCGAGAAACCAGTAATCGCCGCCGTCAATGGTGTCGCCGCTGGTGCAGGCGCTAGCCTGGCATTTGCCTGCGACTTACGCATCGCGGCAGAAAATACAGTATTTATTCAGTCGTTCACGAAAGTCGGTCTCGTTCCAGACTCTGGTTCCACTTTCATGTTGCCTCGTTTGATTGGCGTAACCAGAGCCTTCGAACTAATGCTTTCAGCCGATAAACTCGATGCAGCTGAAGCGCTGCGCCTGGGTCTCGTAAACAAAGTAGTTCCTGCAGACAATTTGATGACAGAAGCAATTGCACTTGCAGAAAAGATTGCCGCCGGTCCCTCAAAGGCATTCGGTCTGACTAAGCGCGCAGTAAATCGTGCCATCTTTTCGGATCTTGAAGAACTGCTCGAATACGAAGCCAGCTTGCAAGAAATTGCAGGACGCAGCGACGACTTCGCTGAAGGCGTCAAAGCTTTCGTCGAGAAGCGCACGCCTGCCTATACTGGCAAATAAGCGCCCGTGATTCAAGCAAAAGAGGGGATGAGTTTTCACATCATCCCCTCTTTTCAATGATCATCATAAGATTGGCGCGGAACAATTCTCACACAATACGTCATTGAAACCATGAGCTTAAGTCTTACAACCAAAGCCATCCTGGGTGCTCTGACCACACCACTGTTCCTTGGCGTGCCTGTATTCCTTGCGGCGGGCACCCTGAATTTCTGGCAAGGCTGGGCATTCGTGACTGTATTCTGGGTGGCAACCGCTTTGCACACCGCGGATTTGATCAAAAACGATCCGGAACTGCTGAGAAGACGAATGAAAGCAGGTCCCCGAGCAGAGAAGCGCAGCGCCCAGAAACTGATCATGGTTCTTTTCGTAGGGTTTTTTGTCTTGCTCCCAATCGTTGGCGGTCTTGATCATCGCACAGGCTGGTCGCATATGCCGGTGTGGCTTGTAATTCTTGGAGACCTCCTGATTGCGCTGAGCTATTTACTCTTCCACTTTGTCTTCAGGCAAAACCGATTCGCTGCCGCGACTATTCAAGTCGAGCAAGATCAGAAAGTTGTATCAACCGGACTTTATGGAATCGTTCGCCACCCCATGTATTGCGGCGCCGTAACTTTATTAGTTGGAATGGCGCTGGCGCTGGCTTCCTATCCGGCTCTCGTGCTGGCCATTCTCGGTCTTCCGTCATTGCACTGGCGCATAGAGGACGAAGAGAAGTGTTTGATAGAAGAGCTTCCCGGCTACGATGAGTACCGAAAACAAGTACGCTGGCGGCTTATCCCGGGCTTGTACTGACCTGCCCGATGCAACATATCGCCACAGTGAACGCTGTCAAACTTTGCCCTGGCGTTCAGGCAGTCGTTGCGGATTGCATTCGTCGCAGTACAGGCAGCAGTTGGGCGGCGGACTGATATCGATCTCTCACTTCCATAGCCGTGCAGGACGTGACTATCTCAGCTACATCATCCGAGACTTCTGCATTCAAAGTTTTCGGGTTGGAGGTGGAAAGAGCTTCAGGCTCCTTACCCGTCAAACAGTAGTACATTGTGCAGCCGAGAGCGTAGATATCGCTCTGCACAACGGCTTTGCCGCGAAATTGCTCGGGGGCTATAAAGGACTGTTTGCCGACGAAAGTACCTGTCGCTTTACTTAAAAATTCATTCGATGCACCAAAATCGATGACCACAAGCGTGCCATCTTCTCGAAGAACAAGATTATCAGGGCTGAAATCACGATGCAGGATTGGTGGCTCTTGCTCGTGCAAATACTTCAGTATAGTCGCTGCCTGCACCGCCCATTCCAGCACTGTGGCTTCTTTCTGAGCGCCGTGTTGCTTGACGAATTGTCGCAGGTCCTGACCGTTGACATACTCCAACATCAGATAATTCCGACCTGACTCTCCGAAACTATCCAGCACTGAAACTACACCCGGATGAACCAACTTCATCAGAAACTTGGCCTCACGTTCAAACAGTTCTTTTGCCTTTTCGCTCACCTGCGTAGCTCCATCTTCAGGCAAGACAGCCTCTTTCAGAACGACCAGCTTAGAATCATCCAGCTGACACAAATAGACTGCAGCGAGCCCGCCCAGTGAAAGCTGCCGAACGACTTTCAGACTACCGTTCCGCAATACCTGCCCGGGAGCAAGCGGCATAAATGTGGTAGAGGAAAAGCGCCTGCGCAGCTCGTCTTCCCACATAGCGGTGTAGCTGAGGCTGCCCTCCTGAACTGTTTGAGTTTTAAATGTGTCTTGCAACAACTGCAAACTTGGATCGCGCTCACAATCAACGCCCCACATTTCTATCGCCAGCAACATCTGTTCGATCTCCCCAGGCTTCATGTTTCCCAGATCGAGCTTGAGAGGACGCCCACTGGCAAAATAGAAAACCAACTTCTTACCGGCGAGATCCGTTGAATCATTAGTCACAACATCGATTTTTCTAATGGCTGACCAGGGAACATACCTGTTACCCGGTCGTAAAAGAATGGGGAAGCGAATGCCGTTCTTATCCAGCAACAAACTATTGTTCGATAAAACTCGCATCGAAAGAAGGCAACAAACTGCAAGCGCGATGTAGGAGAGAGGAACTCCCAGCCAATTTATCATCGATGCATCCAACACATGCTGAATTAAAGCCGTAACGAGAGCAATCACACCAACGATGCCGATGAATGGTGCAACGATACCCCAGATAGGAAATGTCAACCGCAAAGCCGTCGATGCGGTCTTGATCACAGGTGATTCATAGCTTGTTGTTACAGTTAACTCGGCCATCAGGCATCTACCTTCAATGCTTCTTTCTCGACTATTTTTATCGTATGCACTGTTTCATCATCAC
This window harbors:
- a CDS encoding EthD family reductase, which encodes MVKLVALYKKPANVQDFDDQYFNTHLPLANKMPGLKKVEVARITGSPAGESEYHLMAELYFDSKEDMQAAMSSPEGRASTKNLMSFAKDVAYFMFADIEKIPAGANT
- a CDS encoding enoyl-CoA hydratase (Catalyzes the reversible hydration of unsaturated fatty acyl-CoA to beta-hydroxyacyl-CoA) produces the protein MTLTYQNITTAVEDQIGIVTLNRPKVLNALNHELMGELVKALEAFDRDDAVRVIVLTGGERAFAAGADIKEMSEETTVSIMDKDQFSTWDRIKLIRKPIIAAVSGYALGGGCELVMNCDIIVASETAQFGQPEINLGVIPGAGGTQRLTRIVGKYKAMELILTGRPFTANEALQLGLVNKVAPVELFLEEAKTMAKEIAKKSPIAVKLAKEAIMKTFETTLNEGLQFERKNFYMLFSSEDQKEGMKAFMEKRQASFKGR
- a CDS encoding 2-(1,2-epoxy-1,2-dihydrophenyl)acetyl-CoA isomerase; the protein is MAEENILLIEKKNGVGIITLNRPDKLNAFNDELTFSVQDALKEMEKDATVRAIVITGAGRGFCSGQDLQSRSISQDMGQRPSLGDSIRRRYNPIILKLRKIEKPVIAAVNGVAAGAGASLAFACDLRIAAENTVFIQSFTKVGLVPDSGSTFMLPRLIGVTRAFELMLSADKLDAAEALRLGLVNKVVPADNLMTEAIALAEKIAAGPSKAFGLTKRAVNRAIFSDLEELLEYEASLQEIAGRSDDFAEGVKAFVEKRTPAYTGK
- a CDS encoding isoprenylcysteine carboxylmethyltransferase family protein; this translates as MSLSLTTKAILGALTTPLFLGVPVFLAAGTLNFWQGWAFVTVFWVATALHTADLIKNDPELLRRRMKAGPRAEKRSAQKLIMVLFVGFFVLLPIVGGLDHRTGWSHMPVWLVILGDLLIALSYLLFHFVFRQNRFAAATIQVEQDQKVVSTGLYGIVRHPMYCGAVTLLVGMALALASYPALVLAILGLPSLHWRIEDEEKCLIEELPGYDEYRKQVRWRLIPGLY
- a CDS encoding serine/threonine protein kinase, which codes for MAELTVTTSYESPVIKTASTALRLTFPIWGIVAPFIGIVGVIALVTALIQHVLDASMINWLGVPLSYIALAVCCLLSMRVLSNNSLLLDKNGIRFPILLRPGNRYVPWSAIRKIDVVTNDSTDLAGKKLVFYFASGRPLKLDLGNMKPGEIEQMLLAIEMWGVDCERDPSLQLLQDTFKTQTVQEGSLSYTAMWEDELRRRFSSTTFMPLAPGQVLRNGSLKVVRQLSLGGLAAVYLCQLDDSKLVVLKEAVLPEDGATQVSEKAKELFEREAKFLMKLVHPGVVSVLDSFGESGRNYLMLEYVNGQDLRQFVKQHGAQKEATVLEWAVQAATILKYLHEQEPPILHRDFSPDNLVLREDGTLVVIDFGASNEFLSKATGTFVGKQSFIAPEQFRGKAVVQSDIYALGCTMYYCLTGKEPEALSTSNPKTLNAEVSDDVAEIVTSCTAMEVRDRYQSAAQLLPVLRRMQSATTA